One part of the Phacochoerus africanus isolate WHEZ1 chromosome 7, ROS_Pafr_v1, whole genome shotgun sequence genome encodes these proteins:
- the SUOX gene encoding sulfite oxidase, mitochondrial isoform X1 produces the protein MLLLRKVVLPGIQQACRLKSTPSRLCIQACSTNDSFQPQHHILAFSGDHSSTKGWRVMGTLLGLGAVLAYHDYQCKAAQEPPRIYTREEVRSHSSPETGIWVTLGSEVFDVTEFVDLHPGGPSKLMLAAGGPLEPFWALYAVHDQPHVREILAQYKIGELSPEDKAPSTSKTSDPYANDPIRHPALKVNSQRPFNAEPPPELLTENYITPNPIFFTRNHLPVPNLDPDTYRLHVVGPPGGQSLYLSLDDLYQFPKHEITVTLQCAGNRRSEMTRFKEVRGLEWNTGAISTACWAGARLCDVLAQAGHQLSEAEAHVCFEGLDSDPTGTAYGASIPLARAMDPEAEVLLAYEMNGQPLPRDHGFPVRVVVPGIVGARHVKWLGKVSVEPEESHSHWQRRDYKGFSPSVDWDTVDFDSAPSIQELPVQSAITQPKDGETIESREVTIKGYAWSGGGRAVVRVDVSLDGGLTWQAAELDGEEQRPRKAWAWRLWQLQAPVPAGKKELNIICKAVDDSYNVQPDTVAPIWNLRGVLSNAWHRIHVHVAP, from the exons ATGCTGCTGCTGCGCAAAGTTGTGCTTCCAGGAATCCAGCAGGCCTGCAG ACTCAAGTCCACCCCCTCGAGGCTCTGCATTCAGGCCTGCTCTACAAATGATTCATTTCAGCCCCAGCACCACATCCTCGCCTTCTCTGGTGATCACTCCAGCACCAAGGGATGGAGAGTCATGGGGACGCTGCTAGGCCTCGGTGCAGTGTTGGCCTATCATGACTACCAGTGCAAG GCTGCTCAGGAGCCACCACGCATATACACGAGGGAGGAAGTGAGATCCCACAGCAGCCCTGAGACTGGGATTTGGGTGACTTTGGGCTCTGAGGTCTTTGATGTCACAGAATTTGTGGACCTACACCCAGGGGGGCCATCAAAGCTGATGCTAGCAGCTGGGGGTCCTCTAGAGCCCTTCTGGGCCCTCTATGCTGTTCACGACCAGCCCCACGTGCGAGAGATACTGGCTCAGTACAAGATTGGGGAACTGAGCCCTGAAGACAAGGCACCCTCCACCTCGAAGACCTCTGACCCTTATGCTAATGATCCTATACGTCACCCAGCCCTGAAGGTTAACAGCCAGCGCCCTTTTAATGCAGAACCTCCCCCTGAGCTGCTGACAGAAAACTACATCACACCCAACCCGATCTTCTTCACTCGGAATCACTTGCCTGTGCCTAACCTGGACCCAGACACCTATCGCCTGCATGTAGTAGGGCCACCTGGGGGTCAGTCACTGTACCTATCCCTGGATGACTTGTACCAGTTCCCCAAGCATGAGATCACAGTCACTTTGCAGTGTGCTGGCAACCGGCGCTCTGAGATGACTCGGTTCAAAGAAGTAAGAGGTCTGGAGTGGAATACAGGGGCCATTAGCACTGCATGCTGGGCTGGGGCACGGCTCTGTGATGTGTTAGCCCAGGCTGGTCACCAACTCTCTGAAGCTGAGGCCCATGTCTGCTTTGAGGGATTGGACTCAGACCCCACAGGGACTGCTTATGGAGCATCCATCCCTCTGGCTCGGGCCATGGACCCTGAAGCTGAGGTCCTGCTGGCATATGAGATGAATGGACAGCCTCTGCCTCGTGACCATGGCTTCCCTGTGCGGGTGGTGGTTCCTGGCATAGTGGGTGCTCGCCATGTCAAATGGCTGGGCAAAGTCAGCGTGGAACCAGAGGAAAGTCACAGCCACTGGCAGCGGCGGGATTACAAAGGCTTCTCTCCATCTGTGGACTGGGACACTGTAGATTTTGACTCGGCTCCATCTATTCAGGAACTTCCTGTCCAGTCAGCCATCACACAGCCCAAAGACGGGGAGACAATAGAGTCAAGGGAGGTGACTATCAAGGGCTATGCATGGAGTGGTGGAGGAAGAGCTGTGGTCAGGGTGGATGTGTCTCTGGATGGGGGCCTAACCTGGCAGGCAGCTGAGCTGGATGGAGAAGAACAGCGTCCCCGAAAAGCCTGGGCCTGGCGGCTATGGCAGCTGCAAGCCCCTGTGCCAGCTGGGAAAAAGGAACTGAATATTATTTGTAAGGCTGTAGATGACAGCTACAATGTGCAGCCAGACACAGTGGCCCCAATCTGGAACCTCCGAGGCGTGCTCAGCAATGCTTGGCACCGCATCCACGTCCATGTCGCCCCATGA
- the SUOX gene encoding sulfite oxidase, mitochondrial isoform X2 → MGTLLGLGAVLAYHDYQCKAAQEPPRIYTREEVRSHSSPETGIWVTLGSEVFDVTEFVDLHPGGPSKLMLAAGGPLEPFWALYAVHDQPHVREILAQYKIGELSPEDKAPSTSKTSDPYANDPIRHPALKVNSQRPFNAEPPPELLTENYITPNPIFFTRNHLPVPNLDPDTYRLHVVGPPGGQSLYLSLDDLYQFPKHEITVTLQCAGNRRSEMTRFKEVRGLEWNTGAISTACWAGARLCDVLAQAGHQLSEAEAHVCFEGLDSDPTGTAYGASIPLARAMDPEAEVLLAYEMNGQPLPRDHGFPVRVVVPGIVGARHVKWLGKVSVEPEESHSHWQRRDYKGFSPSVDWDTVDFDSAPSIQELPVQSAITQPKDGETIESREVTIKGYAWSGGGRAVVRVDVSLDGGLTWQAAELDGEEQRPRKAWAWRLWQLQAPVPAGKKELNIICKAVDDSYNVQPDTVAPIWNLRGVLSNAWHRIHVHVAP, encoded by the exons ATGGGGACGCTGCTAGGCCTCGGTGCAGTGTTGGCCTATCATGACTACCAGTGCAAG GCTGCTCAGGAGCCACCACGCATATACACGAGGGAGGAAGTGAGATCCCACAGCAGCCCTGAGACTGGGATTTGGGTGACTTTGGGCTCTGAGGTCTTTGATGTCACAGAATTTGTGGACCTACACCCAGGGGGGCCATCAAAGCTGATGCTAGCAGCTGGGGGTCCTCTAGAGCCCTTCTGGGCCCTCTATGCTGTTCACGACCAGCCCCACGTGCGAGAGATACTGGCTCAGTACAAGATTGGGGAACTGAGCCCTGAAGACAAGGCACCCTCCACCTCGAAGACCTCTGACCCTTATGCTAATGATCCTATACGTCACCCAGCCCTGAAGGTTAACAGCCAGCGCCCTTTTAATGCAGAACCTCCCCCTGAGCTGCTGACAGAAAACTACATCACACCCAACCCGATCTTCTTCACTCGGAATCACTTGCCTGTGCCTAACCTGGACCCAGACACCTATCGCCTGCATGTAGTAGGGCCACCTGGGGGTCAGTCACTGTACCTATCCCTGGATGACTTGTACCAGTTCCCCAAGCATGAGATCACAGTCACTTTGCAGTGTGCTGGCAACCGGCGCTCTGAGATGACTCGGTTCAAAGAAGTAAGAGGTCTGGAGTGGAATACAGGGGCCATTAGCACTGCATGCTGGGCTGGGGCACGGCTCTGTGATGTGTTAGCCCAGGCTGGTCACCAACTCTCTGAAGCTGAGGCCCATGTCTGCTTTGAGGGATTGGACTCAGACCCCACAGGGACTGCTTATGGAGCATCCATCCCTCTGGCTCGGGCCATGGACCCTGAAGCTGAGGTCCTGCTGGCATATGAGATGAATGGACAGCCTCTGCCTCGTGACCATGGCTTCCCTGTGCGGGTGGTGGTTCCTGGCATAGTGGGTGCTCGCCATGTCAAATGGCTGGGCAAAGTCAGCGTGGAACCAGAGGAAAGTCACAGCCACTGGCAGCGGCGGGATTACAAAGGCTTCTCTCCATCTGTGGACTGGGACACTGTAGATTTTGACTCGGCTCCATCTATTCAGGAACTTCCTGTCCAGTCAGCCATCACACAGCCCAAAGACGGGGAGACAATAGAGTCAAGGGAGGTGACTATCAAGGGCTATGCATGGAGTGGTGGAGGAAGAGCTGTGGTCAGGGTGGATGTGTCTCTGGATGGGGGCCTAACCTGGCAGGCAGCTGAGCTGGATGGAGAAGAACAGCGTCCCCGAAAAGCCTGGGCCTGGCGGCTATGGCAGCTGCAAGCCCCTGTGCCAGCTGGGAAAAAGGAACTGAATATTATTTGTAAGGCTGTAGATGACAGCTACAATGTGCAGCCAGACACAGTGGCCCCAATCTGGAACCTCCGAGGCGTGCTCAGCAATGCTTGGCACCGCATCCACGTCCATGTCGCCCCATGA